ATTACTGATCTCCTCTTTTACTTCTTTCCAATTATCTTATGTAGATAAGAGTGGTAATAATGCAACTCACTTTTATGTCAAAGCTTGCCTATTTACATCATGATtctgtttgaaatttgaattgagGAAATGACCGTTGTACTGTTTCATTTCCACATCAATAAACGAGTGAAttaccaataaaaaaaaattctatatgCTGAGGAATGTCTTGAAGTTGAAACAGACACCCCTAACTTTGTATGTGTTTagtttaaaaaaacattttatattttaaaaacagttttcagtagtttttaattttaattttaattttttaaaattttgaaaacatgtttattttattttaactgtTATTGGCTTATTGCCATGGTTGTTGTCGCCACCTCACTACtgtcaccaccgccgccgccaccaccaccaccaccgccagaGTCACTGCCAACACAATTTTCATTCGCTCTACCTCTCGGTAACCCCCTACTTCAAATCACCATTGTTGCCCGTTCTCATTTTGTTTTCCTTGCTCTCACTCTCAGTCGTTCGCGCTCTTGCGTCTCAAACAGTTGAATTTCGTTGCAGGTTTCCATACAAGCTTCGTGCAGCATTCTGATGGTGCTCGTAGGACGAAACTCGATGTCAGAGAACTGGCGAATTGCGTTCGAATTATCCCTTTTGTTCGTGACCTCAAGCTGTGAGTTCCATTTTCAACTCACAATTTCACACCACTCACAACGTGTTTGATATAATGCCTCTGAGAATACATGGTTACTCTGTTTATTTGCAGTTACAAgcgttgttttgttttgttcatAATTGCCTCCCTCATAAAGAATAAAGAATTCAAAGAAAAGtacaattttattgaatgaatgaAACTGAATGGAAGAGAAAGATCTACCTTGTTCAAACCAGAAAAACTCAAACATGGTGAAGAATGTAATGCATTATTCAGATTCTTAGGTAAAGATGATACAAGTATATAATTTTTGCCTTTATACTACATCTCTACAGAGTAACTCTGTTGCAACTAACTATCTAACCATGGTTTACAATCAGTGACAACTGGTTACAATTCACAGCTAACAGAACTTAACTAACTAGTTCACTTAGTTAGAGAACTTAAGTACCCGTTTGGATGCAAACCTAAGAGAACTCATTAGAGCTTATTTAGTGCATTTTCTaatagataagctccaataagctcTAATAAGCCCGTATCAAGAACTAACTGGATAACACTTATAAGTCATGATGTTTGAATTCTTTTTATTCTGCAGTTGTGGTTGTTTCCAAGACTGTTACAACTgctgaaaccatgttggttgcTCGAATAATCAGCGAATGGATTCCATATGGTCTAGGGTAAGTGAAGTATTAACACTATTCATTCAAGAATAGTAGCATAATCACTGTTTTTTGATTTCTAGTATTATATGCATCATACCCCCAACCTCCTATTGGCTTCTTCAAAATATATTTCTAGTTTATGTGAAAGGGAAATACCAAGTGGATTTACAATATTCTGAGGACTGGTTTATGATTCAATTTTACCTCAGGCCCTCAGCAGTTGCAAAACATATGCTGGCAGTCAGCACTAATCTCGTGGTATAGCCATAtgttgttttctcttttgcATTTGCTCATCAAGCTCTATTAAAAATTTCTTTGTTTGGCTTCTGATTTTctgtatatatgtatatatcagtTACTTAATCTACTTATCTTTTCCTATTGTCTTTATTTCTGGTGCAGCTTGTGGAAAAGTTTGACATTGATCCTAATAAGGCTTTTGCATTTGGGGACTGGTTGGTGGCCAATATAGTggtcaatttttatttatttaataagaGTAGTAATTTGAATTATCGGagatatttgattttatttgttttctgaTATGCTGCTTACAGCCTGCTGAGCTGTTGGAGTGCTGCCATTTTCCCTGCAATATGGTTTTTCATTAATTGAGAAGTATGTGATCTATTATTCTAATGCAGACACTTCTTTTGGTGGATAATGGTCGTAGTTGTCCCTTAAGTTGTTCTGTTTTAAGTCTATTGTTGGCATTTATTGTCTAATGAACTCATTGCATCAGACTTATATTCTGCTTCgctttcatttttaaattaagaaatagaaaaaaaaaggaacg
This is a stretch of genomic DNA from Lotus japonicus ecotype B-129 chromosome 1, LjGifu_v1.2. It encodes these proteins:
- the LOC130729981 gene encoding uncharacterized protein LOC130729981 isoform X2, which encodes MVLVGRNSMSENWRIAFELSLLFVTSSFVVVSKTVTTAETMLVARIISEWIPYGLGLWKSLTLILIRLLHLGTGWWPI
- the LOC130729981 gene encoding glucose-6-phosphate isomerase, cytosolic-like isoform X1, with amino-acid sequence MVLVGRNSMSENWRIAFELSLLFVTSSFVVVSKTVTTAETMLVARIISEWIPYGLGPSAVAKHMLAVSTNLVLVEKFDIDPNKAFAFGDWLVANIVVNFYLFNKSSNLNYRRYLILFVF